The following coding sequences lie in one Flavobacterium sp. 20NA77.7 genomic window:
- a CDS encoding TatD family hydrolase, producing the protein MYFINLHTHTFEHPDSVWAVCNQYPHEFQVNSAYYSIGIHPWNIDENRIESDLKIIKQKLSNNKCIALGECGLDKKIKTELTTQIRVFEAQLELVKQTTKPIIIHCVSAFDELIASKKKIGLTNTFIIHGFSKNIQVATQLLKQDCYLSFGKHLLHNPKVANVFTSIPTEKIFLETDSSTQNIEEVYIFAAKCKNISVEQLKAIVWNNFQTVFNTAK; encoded by the coding sequence ATGTACTTTATTAATCTACACACACATACTTTTGAACATCCTGATTCGGTGTGGGCAGTATGCAACCAATATCCGCATGAATTTCAAGTAAACAGTGCCTATTATTCCATAGGTATTCACCCTTGGAATATAGATGAAAATCGAATAGAAAGCGATTTAAAAATTATTAAACAAAAACTTTCAAATAACAAATGTATTGCATTAGGAGAGTGCGGATTAGATAAAAAAATAAAAACTGAATTAACCACGCAAATTCGTGTTTTTGAAGCGCAGCTCGAACTGGTTAAACAAACCACAAAACCAATAATTATTCACTGTGTAAGTGCTTTTGACGAACTCATCGCAAGTAAGAAAAAAATAGGTCTCACCAATACGTTTATCATACATGGTTTTTCTAAAAACATTCAAGTTGCAACTCAATTACTCAAACAAGATTGCTATCTGTCTTTTGGCAAACATTTATTACACAATCCAAAAGTGGCAAATGTTTTTACTTCCATTCCCACTGAAAAAATTTTCTTAGAAACAGATTCTAGTACTCAAAATATTGAAGAAGTTTATATTTTTGCAGCAAAATGTAAAAATATAAGTGTAGAACAATTAAAAGCAATTGTTTGGAATAATTTTCAAACCGTTTTTAATACAGCAAAATAA
- a CDS encoding tRNA threonylcarbamoyladenosine dehydratase, translated as MAKWQERAALLFKEEGLNKLQNANVLVVGLGGVGSFAAEFLARAGVGNMTIVDGDIVDITNINRQLPALHSTVGVPKVKIVGDRLLDINPELNLTRIEEFISPERAFEIVTPTYDYVLDCIDSLTPKINLILAAKRKRIKVISNMGAGGKYDVKKVMVKDISKTDVCPLAKNMRKRLKKEGINKGVKAVFSVEHPDTTSIKTTDGKNYKKSFYGTNSWMPALFGLHAAETVVKELLKK; from the coding sequence ATGGCTAAGTGGCAAGAAAGAGCAGCATTATTATTTAAAGAAGAAGGTTTAAACAAATTACAAAACGCAAATGTACTTGTAGTTGGCTTAGGAGGCGTGGGTTCTTTTGCGGCCGAATTTTTAGCTCGTGCAGGCGTAGGAAATATGACCATTGTAGATGGAGATATTGTAGACATTACAAATATAAATAGGCAACTACCCGCCTTACACAGTACTGTAGGTGTGCCAAAAGTTAAAATCGTAGGCGACAGATTATTAGATATTAATCCTGAATTGAATTTAACACGTATTGAAGAATTTATTTCTCCAGAACGCGCCTTCGAAATCGTTACTCCTACCTATGATTATGTACTAGATTGTATTGATAGTTTAACACCAAAAATCAACTTGATTTTGGCCGCTAAACGTAAACGCATAAAGGTTATTAGCAACATGGGAGCTGGCGGCAAATATGATGTAAAAAAAGTAATGGTAAAAGACATTAGTAAAACTGATGTGTGTCCATTAGCAAAAAACATGAGAAAAAGACTTAAAAAAGAAGGCATTAACAAAGGAGTTAAAGCTGTTTTTTCTGTTGAACATCCCGATACCACAAGCATCAAAACAACAGATGGAAAAAATTATAAAAAATCGTTTTACGGCACAAATAGCTGGATGCCTGCCCTATTTGGTTTACATGCTGCAGAAACCGTTGTAAAAGAATTATTAAAAAAATAG
- a CDS encoding phosphoribosylaminoimidazolesuccinocarboxamide synthase, whose translation MNTITTTNFNFPNQKSVYRGKVREVYNINDDLLVMVATDRLSAFDVVLPKGIPYKGQILNQIATKFMELTSDIVPNWLVATPDPNVAVGYLCEPFKVEMVIRGYLSGHAAREYAAGKRILCGVEMPEGLKENDQFPTPIITPTTKAANGSHDEDISREAILAKGIVSEEDYIFLEKYTRALYQRGTEIAASRGLILVDTKYEFGKTKDGQIVLIDEIHTPDSSRYFYAEGYQERQNANEEQKQLSKEFVRRWLIENGFQGKEGQQIPNMSDEYIETVSERYIELYENIIGEAFVKADITNIQERIETNVLAYLAKKVIV comes from the coding sequence ATGAATACAATTACAACTACAAATTTTAATTTTCCGAATCAAAAATCGGTTTACAGAGGAAAGGTTAGGGAAGTGTACAACATCAACGATGACTTATTAGTAATGGTTGCTACCGACCGACTTTCAGCTTTTGATGTGGTTTTACCCAAAGGAATTCCTTATAAAGGACAAATCTTAAATCAAATTGCAACGAAGTTCATGGAATTGACTTCAGATATTGTGCCAAATTGGTTAGTAGCAACACCCGATCCGAATGTCGCTGTTGGGTATTTATGTGAGCCGTTTAAAGTAGAAATGGTAATTCGGGGGTATTTATCTGGACATGCAGCTCGTGAATATGCAGCTGGAAAAAGAATACTTTGTGGTGTTGAAATGCCCGAAGGATTAAAAGAAAATGATCAATTTCCAACGCCAATAATTACGCCAACAACCAAAGCAGCCAACGGTTCGCACGACGAAGATATTTCTCGTGAAGCAATATTAGCAAAAGGAATAGTTTCTGAAGAAGATTATATCTTTTTAGAAAAATATACTCGAGCATTATATCAAAGAGGAACTGAAATTGCAGCTTCTCGGGGCTTAATTTTAGTGGATACTAAATATGAGTTTGGTAAAACCAAAGACGGTCAAATTGTGTTGATTGATGAAATTCACACACCCGATTCTTCACGCTATTTTTATGCTGAAGGCTATCAAGAAAGGCAAAATGCTAATGAAGAGCAAAAGCAATTGTCTAAAGAATTTGTTAGAAGATGGTTAATTGAAAACGGTTTTCAAGGCAAAGAAGGACAGCAAATACCAAACATGTCGGATGAGTATATCGAAACCGTTTCTGAACGGTACATTGAATTATATGAAAACATCATTGGTGAAGCATTTGTAAAAGCCGATATTACAAATATACAGGAACGTATTGAGACTAATGTACTAGCTTATCTTGCTAAAAAGGTAATTGTTTAG